The Juglans regia cultivar Chandler chromosome 11, Walnut 2.0, whole genome shotgun sequence genome contains the following window.
ATCGGTACATGGCTGAGTTCAAGGTCGAGGATGAGAGGAAAGCCGCGGCTGAGGATACTATGATCGCGTACAAGGCTGCTCAGGTACTGTCGTAGCTATTTTTTGGACTCTGGTTGGTTTTCGAGATTATGTGAGAAAACGAAACGGAAGTGAGAATTTCGTGGATTTGCTCTTTGAACTTGAATTCAGATTCAAATTACGATGGATCTGAAGTAAAACTAATGTTTAACTTTGTAGAGTTCAGACTAAGTAAGCGGTAAATGCTTAAGAATGCTAttccccaaaaaagaaaaaaactcccCCCCAAACATCGCTCCCGCCCCCCCTTTTTTCTAGTTGCTGTCGAAAAGTCAAATTCTCGATTTGATTTGtcttttatttgaaacttgGAAGTGAATGCAGctaatgaagtgttgggttaATTTAACTTATTTTCCTCCAAAAACAGATTTATGACTAATTCAGAGTGGGAAAAGTTTGATTGATTTTCAAGGCATGGTGGTTTTGATTAGAATCGTAGGATTGGAACTTTAAGTTCCGATTTTGGCGGTTTTCGAATCGGATGTTCTCATGTGGTGCTTGTTGATGTATGCGTGTTTATTTAGGACATTGCGCTTACGGGTCTTGCTCCAACGCATCCGATAAGGTTGGGTTTAGCGCTCAATTTCTCGGTGTTCTACTTCGAGATTCTCattcgtttggatcatcaactactttcaacttatctcaactcatcattacaattttttcaaatctcaacacaaaatataataaataattcaactttttcaactctcaaaataataataatattaaaaaataatattctaacaatattttatcatttcaactcaacttaactcaactcacttcaacatccaaactcaacctCAATCTGTCGGATAAAGCGTGCGGCATGGCTAAACAGGTATGCTTCATTGCCTATTAACCCGCCAAACGCGTCGACAATCAGTTTTCTTTGTTGtctttctcttgattttgagTTAAATGATTCAACTGAGCTATAATAATTATCGTATTTGGTTCTCTTGAGCTAGGTCGAGTTTgtaaacgattttttttttttaagtaaagattacaATATCCTTTGTTTGATTGCCTTTTGACCGCTAAGGACATGGAAGATTCACGTGAacattttattctcaaaaatgGTTTTTGTATGGCTTAGAGCATCCCATCCGGATGCCtaaaattttctctaaattttagctaaaaaggacacttcctataattttatcctaaattttactcattttcataaaaccttctacatcccaTTCTCTATcctttttctattctattaaaataatattcttctattctttctttattatttttttctctcactttcatttccatttttaactactaactattttgtcttattctcttattttcaaatatcacattttataaatacttatatgatttttttgacaaatacagtattatttttcaattcaatatcgatattaaaaataataatttttttaaatatgtacaTTTTTCGTTtattgatgataaatattttgcagaatagtataacggtaacatttttaattCGTTATGATTAGTACACACGCTTTGTCATTTAtcaaacggtaacattttttgtctcttctccaacggtaactttttttgtcttttctctaacggtaactttttttgtcttatatgtaacggtaacttttttctctataaatatgcattttcggatgcattcacattctcaaaaaTTCAAGTCTTATCTCTAACTCCCTTCATTAAATGACTCGTTCTTTCTTTCGCAAATtacttacatacttgtcatcTGATGATGAGCTGGATGCTGTTATTAATGCCGAGGCTGATGGAGAGTCATCGAGACATCATGGCAATCGCCAACGTTGTAAGTTTAttcggcgtgatcatattcaagggcatgagTGCTTTTTTCGTGACTATTTCTcagaaaatccagtatatcCCTCCAATCTATTTCGAAGGAGATTTCGGATGAGTCGTCCCTTATTTCTCCGTATCTTAAATGAGGTAGAGGCTTACGAGCCGTACTTCGTccagagaagagataatgccggaagacttggtttatcttctatgcaaaagataaccgCAGCACTTAGAATGCTGGCCTATGGGGTTActggagattttatggatgaatacatacatattggagaaagcaccgcaatggagagtctcaaaaaattttgcaagacaatcgtaactattttttcagatgaatatttgcggtctccaaatgccaatgatattgctcgatTGCTTGTTGTTGGTGAACAACGGGGATTCCCAGGAATGCTAGgaagcattgattgcatgcattggaagtgaaaaaattgTCCCGCTGCCTGGAAATGTATGTACTCTGGCCACATccgtgaaccaactattattttagaagcagttgcttcatatgatctttggatatggcatgcattttttggtatgcCCGGTTCACATAACGATATTAATGTGCTAGagagatcttttattttcacggAACTTGCTCAATGGCGTGCTCCACCagtcaattacacaatcaatggcAACGACTACACTATGGGGTACTACCTTGCCGATGGTATTTATCCTAAGTGGCCAACGTTTGTGAAGACGATTCCATCACCCcaagggaataagaagaaaaactttgccACAGCACAAGAATCTGCAAGAAAAGATGTCGAGCGTGCCTTCGGAGTACTTCAACAACTCTTCCAGAATTGTCGCGCAATCCAACAAATGAGTTTATGAACTTCATTCAGCGCCATCATGAAATTAGGGATAGCTCGGCACATCATCAACTACAAGCAGATTTAATTGAACATCACTGGCAATTCCATTCCCAACAATAGAAGAGAAGGTTGTGTTGGAGTCTCTATTTTATCATTAGTAGCGACGGtgtatttcaagtttctagaattttcattccaaaaaacatGTTTGGTTTCAAGAAAATGCAGGTTAagattgtaatattttcattatctgtaATAGTTTAAGAATTTGTAATGTCGAGTTGTAATCAAGAAACATCGTTCCATGGATGATTTAAATTTGACGATCACGTTTTCTATCTTCTTAATAAAACTTTGCAAacgtacaaattatataatacaataaacgcAGAAAAGTGCCATAAACAAGTGGTTCATAATATACATCACATTTATGTGCTGAATAAAtgtttagttacaaaaaaaaaaaaagccttaatCTGAGGATGCATTGCGTCGCGCCAATATCTCTCTTTGAAGTTGCTGGAAATATACTTGCTGAACTTCATTTAACGTACTCACATCGAGCAACATTATGCGCTCCTCTCTCT
Protein-coding sequences here:
- the LOC118349841 gene encoding uncharacterized protein LOC118349841; amino-acid sequence: MTRSFFRKLLTYLSSDDELDAVINAEADGESSRHHGNRQRCKFIRRDHIQGHECFFRDYFSENPVYPSNLFRRRFRMSRPLFLRILNEVEAYEPYFVQRRDNAGRLGLSSMQKITAALRMLAYGVTGDFMDEYIHIGESTAMESLKKFCKTIVTIFSDEYLRSPNANDIARLLVVGEQRGFPAQWRAPPVNYTINGNDYTMGYYLADGIYPKWPTFVKTIPSPQGNKKKNFATAQESARKDVERAFGVLQQLFQNCRAIQQMSL